One Mycolicibacterium sp. TUM20985 genomic window, CCCGACCGCTATCTCGCCGTCGTCGGCGTCGCCGGATCGGCGCTCCTCGTCGCCGCGGTCTGCGTGGCGTTCGACGGTCCGAACGCGTGGTGGCTGCCCTTCGTCTACGATGTGCCGTGGGCTACGGAACCGCCTCGGCCACTTGGCATTCCACTGAACAGCCCGTTGCCGTGGCTGGTCGCGGTGGTCGCCCTTTCGATCCTGGTCCACCGTGGGCGTCACCTCGGGCGGGGGTCGGCGGGCAGCCCCGCGGTCGTCGTCCCGCTCGCGCTCGGCGTAGTGCTCGCACTCCTGCTGGGATCGTTCGTCGCCGCGCCACTGCGACGGCCCGAGGGCTCGCTGGCCATGATCAACCTGCACCGCATCGAGGGCAGCCGGACGTGCGGCCTGGCCGACGACGTCCAGGTCCTCCCCGACGGGCCGGTCCTGCCGGTCTCAGCCGACGGCGGCGAGCAGTCGACCGGCTTCGACCGGCAGGCGGGCTTCCTGCCCGCCGCACCCCCGCCCGATCCGCCGGGAATGGGCACGTCGGCCTACCTCTGGGGCAGCCGCGCTCCCGACGAGCGGGCCACCGGCACCCTTACGAGCGCATGGTTCGTCCTGCCGCCGCAGCCCGCGAATGGCGGTGTGGCCGTATCGGTGTCGGGTCGCACCGACGGCGCGAACCGACTCGGCTTCGAGTTCGGCCGGTCCGACGAGGCAGGCGTCATCCCGCTGGGTGACCTCGTCCCCGTCGACAGACCGGCGGTCGACGAGGATCCCGCGCACCCCCTCTGGCGGTCGATAGGGGTCGACTCCGCCGACTTCCCCACCGGCGCGGATCGCGTCCGCATCCGCGCGGTCGACAACCGCGTCGACCCCCTGGGCTGGCTGGCCGTCACCGGACCCCGGTCGCGCACGGCGATCGGGCTGACCGACTTCCTCGCGGACCAGGGGCCGGTGTTGGTCAGTTGGCCGTCGGCGTTCCTGTTCCCCTGCATCCGCGACACCGTCACGGTATCGGCCGGGGTGGCCACCACACCGCGGACGGTGATCGAGTCACCGCGCCCATGGCTGGCCGACGACCGTCGCCGCGAGATCGGCGGCGCCTGGGCCGCGCTCACCGACTCCGGCGTGCTGCACGAGGTTCCCAGCCGCCTCGTCGGCCACCCCGACGTGGACTGGGGCAGCGTGCAGGTGTCCGACGCCGCGGCCCTCGACGCCTACCAGCGCACGGTGTCACGCACGCTGGTGCCGGGCCTCGGCGGTGCTCCCCACCCGCCCCCCGAACGCTGAGTCGCCATGCGACGATGACCGGCGTGGCCAGTCTCGCGCAGTGGGTCGAGGGCGCCCGTCCGCGGACGCTGCCCAATGCAATCGCCCCGGTGATCGCCGGTACGGGGGCAGCGGCGTGGCTCGGTGACGCCGTGTGGTGGAAGGCCGTCCTCGCATTGATCGTCTCGCTGGCCCTGATCGTCGGGGTCAACTACGCCAACGACTACTCCGACGGCGTCCGCGGCACCGACGACGTCAGGGCGGGTCCGCTGCGGCTCGTCGGCTCGAAGCTGGCGTCACCGCGCGCCGTCGCGAGCGCCGCGGCGCTGAGCCTCGCGGTGGGGGCCGCGGCCGGCTTGGCCCTGGCCCTCGTCAGCCAGCCCTGGCTGATCGCCGTCGGGGCGGCGTGCATCGCCGGGGCGTGGCTGTACACCGGCGGTTCCAAGCCCTACGGCTACATCGGTCTGGGCGAGGTCGCCGTCTTCGTGTTCTTCGGCCTGGTGGCCGTCCTCGGCACGCAGTACACGCAGGCGCTGCGCGTGGACTGGGTCGGTGCGGTGCTCGCCGTCGCGATGGGTGCGCTGTCGTCGGCGGTGCTGGTGGCCAACAACCTTCGCGACATCCCGACCGACCGGGAGTCCGGCAAGATCACGCTGGCGGTACGACTCGGCGACGGGCGCACCCGGCTGCTGTATCAGGGGCTGCTGGCGTTGGCCTTCGTGTTGACCCTGGCGCTGATGCTCGCGACGCCGTGGTGCGCCGTCGGCCTGGTGGCGCTGCCATTGGCCGGCCGGGCCGCCGCGCCGGTGCGGTCCGGCCGCGGGGGCAAGGATCTCATTCCCGTGCTCCGCGACACCGGCCTGACGATGCTGGTGTGGTCGATCGCGGTGACGGCGGCGCTGGCGCTCGCCTAGCGCCACGTCCGGTGCGGGCCCGGGCCCGGCAGTGGCATCCTGGCGTGATGGGCATCGTGTTTCGGTTGGCGGAGCTTCTGCTGCTGCTGGTGCCCGTGGCAGGCGTGGTCATCGCCGGAGTGAACATTTGGCAGCGGGTGCAACGGTCGTCGTCGCCCGATGCGCAGGACCGTGCGCCCGACGACCAGAACCCCGCAGGCACGCCCGGAAATCCCGCCGCCATGTGGCGCATCATCACGCGCACCCTCGACGAGCACGCCAGGACCGACACCCGCTGGATGGAGTACGAGCTCGACACGGACAAGCTCCTCGACTTCCCGATGATGACCGACATGCGCGCCCCGCTCACGACGGCGTTCCACAAGGCCAAGCTGCGCGCAGAGCTGTTGCGGCCGGCCAAGGCCGAAGACCTGTTCGACGACCGCGAGTCCGCCGCCCAGTACCTCGCGGCCGTCGAGGACTACACGACGGCGTTCGACGCGGCCGAGGCCGAAGCGGTCCGTCGGCGCCGCAGCGACTTCTCCGCCGACGGGCAGCAGCGCCTGGCCCGCGCCCGCAGCCTGCTGAGCGTCGCCTCGGATTCCGCTGCGACGCAGAACGAACGCGAGCGTGCCTACGAACTCGCCTGCAAGGAACTCGACGGGCTGGTCGTGCTGCCGTCCACGACGCGGGCGGGCATCGAGCGCGGGATCGCCGGCGAGCTCGACGGCTGATCGCCTCTCACATCGGCGACGTCATACTTCCGTCACACGTCGCGGGGCTCGTCACCGCGCAGGCGCGCGCGGAGCTGTTCGCGGTCGTGACGGCGGCGTTCGTCGATCACGGCCATGCTCGCCGTCGCACGGCGGCGCAGGGGGGCGAACAGCCAAATGCCCAGGGGCAGAGCGATCACGATCGCGAAGAGCAGCGGCACGACGATGGGAAACTCGTCGATGCCCAGCAGGTGGCCGCCGAGATAGATCGCCGCCGTGAGCACGACCACCAGCAGAAGGCGCGCCACCGTGTAGATCACGACGTCGACCACCATCCGCGAACCGGGTCGTTCTCCGGTCGTCTCGCTCTTGTCCTCAACTGCATCCGCACCTGACACGGACCCGAGCCTACCGACGGCGCGTATATTTACAGCAAGGAGGTTTTTGTGCTGCAGTTCGTTCTCCTCATCGTCATCCTGGCGTCACTTGCCTACGGCGCCTGGCGTCTGGTGCGGGCGACCGCCAACCGGCCGGGGACTAGAACCATCGGGCCCGATGACGACCCGGATTTCCTCAACCGGCTCAACCACGGCAAGGATCCTCGCTGAGCGGGTTCGAGTTTCAGTGGGCGCCGGGAAATCCGCTGGCCACTACGGCGGCCAGTTCCAGCAGCGCGTCGCGAGTCTCGGGCCGCAACCGTTCCAGGCTGATCTCGGCGCCTTCTTCGAGGTGCGGATCGAACGGCACCTGAAGCACCGCCTTGCATCTGCGGGAGAAGTGGTCGACGACCTTTTGTTGGTCGACCCTCGAACCACCCCGACCCGCTTGCGGCCGAACGGCGTTGATGACGGCGAGCGAATTGGCCACCAACTGCTGGTAGCCGTGCGCGTCGAGCCAGTCGAGCGTGGCCGATGCACTGCGCGCGCCGTCGACGGAACCCGAACTGACCACGATCAGGACGTCGGCGTTGTTCAGCACGGCCGACATCGCCGAATGCAGCATCCCCGTGCCGCAGTCGGTGAGTACCAGGCTGTAGAAACGTTCGAGCACCTCGAGCGTCCGCTTGTAGTCGTCACTGCTGAACGCCTCGGACACGGCCGGATCACTCTCGGAGGCAAGGACTTCCAGCCGACTTGGGCCCTGCGAGGTGTAATTGCGGACGTCGCTGTAGCTGTTGATCCCCTCGGCGTCGCGCAGCAGATGGCGGACGGTCGACGGTGTCTCGAGCGGTACCTTCTGGCTCAACGTGCCGCGGTCGGGGTTGGCGTCGACGGCGATGACGCGGTCACCCCGCGCCGAGGCGAACGTCGCACCCAGCGTTGCGGTGATCGTCGTCTTGCCGACCCCGCCCTTGAGTGACAGCAGCGCGATCCGGTAGCAGCCGCGCAGTGGCCGGCTGGCCTGTGCGGTGAGCTCCTTGCGGCGGATCGCCTGGCGGCCTTCACCGAGGTTCACCACGGTGAACGAACCCAGGTAGAGCCAGCGCCGCCACCCCGAGCTCGGCTTGCGCTTGGGCTGGCCGAGCAGGGCGACGGTCGACAGATCGAGATACGGCGGCGTCTGCACGTCGGGCTCGGGCCGCGCCGGCGGGACCTGCGGCACAGGTGGCGCCTCGGACGCCTGGGACAGCCGCACGACGGGCATGCCGTGCGGGGGTGTCGGTGCCGTCCACTCCGGCGGGATGGCCTCGGACGGGTCGCTGAACCGTTGTTGCGAACGGAAGTTCGGCGATTGGTCGGACGACGGAGGACTCAACCTCAGCCCACCCCGGCATACGAGTGCAGCCCGGTGACCACGAGGTTGATGAAGAACAGGTTGAAGACCATCGCGACGAACCCGACGACGTTGATCCATGCGGCCTTGCGGTCCCGCCAGCCCGCGGTCGAGCGGGCATGCAGATACGCGGCGTAGACGACCCACGCGATGAAGGCGACGGTCTCCTTGGGATCCCAGCCCCAGTAGCGGCCCCACGCCTCCTCGGCCCAGATCGCGCCGAAGATCACGCCGAAGCCGAAGATCGGGAACGCGAAGATCGTGGTGCGGTAGGCGATGCGGTCCAGCGTCTGGGCGTCGGGCAGCCGCTGCAGGATCGCGGCCACCCTGCCCTCGCGGTCGGGTTCGCCGAGCGGCGACATCTTGGCCAGGAACAGCATGCTCGCCACGCCGGCGACCAGGAAGACCCCCGAGCCGAGACTGACGACCGACACGTGAATGGGCAGCCAGTAGGACTGCAGTGCCGGCATGACGGGTGCGGCGTTGGAGTACAGCCACTTTCCCGAGACGGCCAACAGGATCAGCACGGGCAGGAGCACGAACGCCCACAGGGCGCGGTACTTGGGCCGACGCAGGGTGATGGCCGCCGCGACGAGCCCGCAGAGGCAGGTCAGGTTGATGAACTCGTACATGTTGCCCCACGGCACGCGTGAGGTCGCGAGCCCGCGCAGCACGATGCACGCCAGAAGCATCGCCGTACCGACGTAGACCAGCGCGAGTCCGGCGCGGCCGATCCGTTCGTCGAACGGGCGCTTGGGGGTGTCGACGACGACGCCGGGCTGAGCGCTGTTGGCGGTGACCGCACCCACGCCCGCCGACACCAGCTCGCGGGCGTCGGCCCGGCGGCTGCCGCTGTAGGCGAGTTCCACGGCGAGCAGGAGAAGGGCGATGAGCAGCACGACCAGCGTCGAGGTGAAGGCCAGGTCGGAGAGTCGGGCGAGCCCGATGTCGATGTTGGGCGTGTTCACGAACGCTCTCTCCCGCCTGTCTCCGCCGATGGCACCAGCCGTGCGGTCAGCTTCTCGAACTCGTCGCCCCACCCGGAGTTGTCCGTGCGGGCGAGACCACCAAGCTCGACTTCAACGGTACCCGCCGGCCCCGGGCTGATCCGAACCCATACCCTGCGACGACGCACCACCAATGACACCAGCAGGCCGGCCATCATCGCCATCGCCGACA contains:
- a CDS encoding 1,4-dihydroxy-2-naphthoate polyprenyltransferase; the encoded protein is MASLAQWVEGARPRTLPNAIAPVIAGTGAAAWLGDAVWWKAVLALIVSLALIVGVNYANDYSDGVRGTDDVRAGPLRLVGSKLASPRAVASAAALSLAVGAAAGLALALVSQPWLIAVGAACIAGAWLYTGGSKPYGYIGLGEVAVFVFFGLVAVLGTQYTQALRVDWVGAVLAVAMGALSSAVLVANNLRDIPTDRESGKITLAVRLGDGRTRLLYQGLLALAFVLTLALMLATPWCAVGLVALPLAGRAAAPVRSGRGGKDLIPVLRDTGLTMLVWSIAVTAALALA
- a CDS encoding DUF4229 domain-containing protein → MVVDVVIYTVARLLLVVVLTAAIYLGGHLLGIDEFPIVVPLLFAIVIALPLGIWLFAPLRRRATASMAVIDERRRHDREQLRARLRGDEPRDV
- a CDS encoding AAA family ATPase; this encodes MSPPSSDQSPNFRSQQRFSDPSEAIPPEWTAPTPPHGMPVVRLSQASEAPPVPQVPPARPEPDVQTPPYLDLSTVALLGQPKRKPSSGWRRWLYLGSFTVVNLGEGRQAIRRKELTAQASRPLRGCYRIALLSLKGGVGKTTITATLGATFASARGDRVIAVDANPDRGTLSQKVPLETPSTVRHLLRDAEGINSYSDVRNYTSQGPSRLEVLASESDPAVSEAFSSDDYKRTLEVLERFYSLVLTDCGTGMLHSAMSAVLNNADVLIVVSSGSVDGARSASATLDWLDAHGYQQLVANSLAVINAVRPQAGRGGSRVDQQKVVDHFSRRCKAVLQVPFDPHLEEGAEISLERLRPETRDALLELAAVVASGFPGAH
- the ccsB gene encoding c-type cytochrome biogenesis protein CcsB gives rise to the protein MNTPNIDIGLARLSDLAFTSTLVVLLIALLLLAVELAYSGSRRADARELVSAGVGAVTANSAQPGVVVDTPKRPFDERIGRAGLALVYVGTAMLLACIVLRGLATSRVPWGNMYEFINLTCLCGLVAAAITLRRPKYRALWAFVLLPVLILLAVSGKWLYSNAAPVMPALQSYWLPIHVSVVSLGSGVFLVAGVASMLFLAKMSPLGEPDREGRVAAILQRLPDAQTLDRIAYRTTIFAFPIFGFGVIFGAIWAEEAWGRYWGWDPKETVAFIAWVVYAAYLHARSTAGWRDRKAAWINVVGFVAMVFNLFFINLVVTGLHSYAGVG